A window of the Lactuca sativa cultivar Salinas chromosome 5, Lsat_Salinas_v11, whole genome shotgun sequence genome harbors these coding sequences:
- the LOC111895134 gene encoding uncharacterized protein LOC111895134: MSGDQPISKPAHKAYGITNIKTYVPLILDLPTRNYEPWSTLFKAHCIAYGVLDYIDDTYDPPNQAPTNTEWLELDSMVTLWLFGSISQNLITSAHSKQANAIQIWLNIHSIFHDDQEATAIQYETELRNIQMGELNVHAYCDKVKKLADLLEGIGEKVKHRNLIPYALNGLSPKFESVANILRHRKPIPPFSEMRTTLSVEETRLASSAFRPSSHTNHSSSHSLLHVDSGSSN, translated from the coding sequence ATGTCAGGTGATCAACCAATATCAAAACCTGCACATAAGGCGTATGGTATAACCAACATCAAAACATACGTACCTTTGATTCTTGATCTCCCAACCAGAAATTATGAGCCATGGAGCACTCTTTTCAAAGCCCATTGTATAGCTTATGGCGTTTTGGATTACATCGACGACACGTATGACCCACCTAATCAAGCCCCAACGAATACTGAATGGTTAGAGCTTGACTCCATGGTAACACTGTGGCTCTTTGGTTCTATCTCCCAAAACCTCATCACATCTGCCCACTCCAAACAAGCCAACGCCATACAAATATGGCTCAATATTCACTCCATTTTTCATGATGATCAAGAAGCCACTGCTATACAATATGAGACAGAGCTCAGAAACATTCAAATGGGTGAACTTAATGTTCACGCCTACTGTGATAAAGTTAAGAAACTTGCTGACCTGCTGGAAGGTATTGGTGAAAAAGTCAAACATAGGAACCTTATCCCGTATGCCCTTAATGGGCTTTCCCCAAAATTCGAGAGTGTGGCCAACATCCTCCGCCATCGCAAGCCTATTCCCCCATTCTCGGAGATGCGCACCACCCTCTCTGTTGAAGAAACCCGTCTTGCCTCCTCTGCTTTTCGCCCTTCCTCCCACACCAATCACtcctcttctcattctcttcttcaCGTTGACTCTGGTTCGTCAAATTGA